One window of Paenibacillus sp. FSL K6-3182 genomic DNA carries:
- a CDS encoding bile acid:sodium symporter family protein, translating to MREWGLAFNQQFERWMFIIIPGSLILGFLFATQLQPLIEMVPYLFAYVTLTMAIGCGLGQLREVLKRPGIMGLTFLIAHVVSPLVAYGLGALAFGADSPYVVGLVLFTLIPIGVSTVLWVGMSGGSVPLMLAMVVLDSALSPLVVPAGIHLFFDSAVEVKAGPIIVDLLVIIVLPTIIGVALNQMSRGRIQSIVQPFTAPLSKLCFVGVVALNASAIAPHLGELKQDMLLLVPIVVLLVSACYAFGYIGTAPLRKHEQQVTVSYATGMRNISLGIVLALGYFSPIAVVPVVLSILIQQPLATVYHYVLQKLNNHKGSESTATHVP from the coding sequence ATGCGTGAATGGGGTTTAGCTTTTAACCAGCAATTTGAGAGATGGATGTTCATCATTATTCCAGGATCGTTGATACTTGGCTTTCTATTTGCAACACAGCTTCAGCCTTTAATTGAAATGGTTCCTTACTTATTTGCCTATGTCACGCTAACGATGGCTATTGGCTGCGGATTAGGACAATTGCGAGAGGTATTGAAGCGGCCGGGCATTATGGGGCTTACCTTTTTGATTGCTCATGTCGTATCTCCGCTGGTAGCCTATGGACTTGGGGCACTCGCATTTGGTGCAGATTCGCCCTATGTGGTGGGCCTCGTTTTGTTTACGCTTATACCAATCGGAGTGTCTACCGTGCTATGGGTTGGCATGTCAGGAGGCAGCGTTCCGCTTATGCTAGCCATGGTTGTGCTCGATTCAGCGCTTAGTCCACTGGTAGTGCCGGCGGGTATCCATCTGTTTTTTGACTCCGCTGTTGAAGTGAAGGCAGGACCTATTATTGTTGATTTACTCGTTATTATTGTACTTCCTACGATCATTGGCGTCGCCCTTAATCAAATGAGTCGAGGACGTATTCAAAGTATCGTGCAGCCCTTTACAGCACCGCTTTCCAAGCTTTGTTTCGTCGGTGTTGTCGCGTTAAATGCATCGGCTATTGCGCCTCATTTAGGAGAGCTGAAGCAGGATATGCTGCTGCTCGTTCCGATTGTTGTGCTGCTGGTTAGTGCTTGTTACGCCTTCGGCTACATTGGAACGGCGCCGCTTCGCAAACACGAGCAGCAGGTGACCGTTTCCTATGCAACAGGAATGCGCAACATTTCTCTTGGCATTGTGCTGGCGCTCGGTTATTTCAGTCCAATAGCTGTTGTGCCTGTTGTGTTGTCGATTCTTATTCAGCAGCCTTTAGCAACAGTGTACCATTATGTTTTACAAAAACTTAATAATCACAAGGGTAGCGAAAGTACTGCGACGCATGTACCATAA
- a CDS encoding response regulator transcription factor, translating to MSHKVLVIEDEPTLARLLSYNLTQEGYETTVIDHGGEGLQTALQRNFDLVILDIMLPGMNGFEILNRLRQNGVRTPVIILTARNAEEEVVQGLKHGADDYITKPFGVAELLARVSAVLRRTQLDDSKPIESSEKVITAGDLSIYPEKYEVILNGDTIPLRPKEFEVLLYLVQRPGMVITRDDLMNVVWGFDYIGGQRTVDVHVSSLRKKLELGQQSVQIESIRGVGYKLVMPKKLVTPKL from the coding sequence ATGTCGCATAAAGTGCTCGTCATTGAAGATGAACCGACATTAGCAAGGCTTTTGTCGTACAATTTGACCCAAGAGGGCTATGAAACGACCGTTATCGATCATGGCGGGGAAGGCTTGCAGACGGCTTTGCAGCGCAATTTCGATTTGGTCATCTTAGATATCATGCTTCCTGGCATGAACGGCTTTGAAATATTAAACCGTCTTCGCCAAAATGGCGTAAGAACACCGGTCATTATTTTAACAGCTCGCAATGCGGAAGAAGAGGTTGTGCAAGGACTGAAGCATGGTGCTGATGATTATATTACGAAGCCGTTTGGCGTGGCTGAGCTTCTAGCACGCGTATCCGCGGTGCTTCGTCGGACACAGCTTGATGATAGCAAGCCGATCGAGTCTTCAGAGAAAGTCATCACAGCTGGTGATTTGTCCATCTACCCCGAGAAGTATGAGGTCATCTTAAACGGCGATACGATTCCGCTTAGACCGAAGGAGTTCGAGGTTCTGCTTTATTTAGTACAGCGTCCAGGCATGGTAATTACGCGGGATGATCTTATGAATGTCGTGTGGGGCTTCGATTATATCGGCGGCCAGCGTACGGTTGATGTTCATGTGAGCTCATTGCGGAAGAAGCTGGAGCTTGGTCAGCAATCTGTACAAATCGAATCGATCCGTGGTGTAGGTTATAAACTCGTTATGCCAAAAAAGCTCGTTACCCCGAAATTATAG
- a CDS encoding ATP-binding protein, whose amino-acid sequence MNSFRTRLTLIMIAMIALSVSAAGLFMVKTFKENHIKALEDNMVREMQIISAKMNWKSGEISSLYDYYTNEAKELQRYAGARVTFIRNDGVVLGDSNGDPRDMDNHLNRTEIKEALATGTGRSIRASETVRQNMMYVAIPVTVVPGQAPDVIRLAMSLKEVDESIRQLTMMLFLGLLVLFLIAAFISYRLALGLTKPLEQITKVAKRIKNMDYLARVKVMKQDEIGELGNAINAMADSLQVQMTRIQQNENQLESVLDNMINGIVMIDLNGKIVLMNRRAEEVLGFSARELVGRHYAEAKQQYELSQMIQEGLKSKQHLREEITFYFPEERLLELNLVPIHPEGNDFSGVLLVLQDVSAIRRLERMRSEFVANVSHELKTPITAVKGFAETLLGGAVNDEETARSFLQIIFDESDRLNRLIGDILELSKIESRRVPLVFSPVEVDTFVHKSIKLMESEAVRKRIELSMNIEPGLYVEADEDRLRQIIMNLLSNGINYTPEGGRVSLKVEGLGDDHIRIQISDSGIGIPKKDLPRIFERFYRVDKARSRSSGGTGLGLSIVKHLVELHKGTITVTSDVGVGSTFTIELPVLQ is encoded by the coding sequence ATGAACAGCTTCCGCACTAGGCTGACGCTCATCATGATTGCGATGATCGCATTATCGGTCAGTGCAGCAGGATTATTTATGGTCAAAACGTTCAAAGAAAACCATATCAAAGCGCTTGAAGACAATATGGTTCGTGAGATGCAGATCATCTCGGCAAAAATGAATTGGAAATCAGGTGAAATTTCCTCCTTATATGACTATTATACAAATGAGGCAAAGGAGCTCCAGCGTTATGCGGGTGCTCGAGTAACCTTTATTCGCAATGACGGTGTCGTGTTAGGTGATTCAAATGGAGATCCTCGGGATATGGACAATCATCTAAACCGTACCGAAATTAAGGAAGCATTGGCTACAGGAACAGGAAGATCGATTCGGGCTAGTGAAACGGTTAGACAAAATATGATGTATGTTGCTATTCCTGTAACGGTGGTGCCGGGTCAAGCGCCTGATGTGATTCGCCTTGCGATGAGTTTGAAGGAAGTTGATGAAAGCATACGTCAATTGACGATGATGCTGTTCTTAGGCTTGCTTGTACTTTTCCTTATTGCAGCTTTTATTAGCTACCGCCTGGCACTTGGTCTGACAAAACCGCTGGAGCAAATTACGAAGGTTGCTAAACGCATCAAAAATATGGATTATTTGGCAAGAGTAAAAGTGATGAAGCAAGATGAAATTGGTGAGCTTGGAAATGCTATTAATGCTATGGCAGACAGCTTGCAAGTTCAAATGACGCGTATCCAACAAAATGAGAATCAGCTTGAGAGTGTTCTTGATAATATGATTAATGGAATCGTCATGATTGACCTAAATGGAAAAATCGTATTGATGAACAGACGTGCAGAGGAAGTGCTCGGCTTCTCCGCTCGTGAGCTCGTTGGCCGTCATTATGCAGAAGCGAAGCAGCAATACGAGCTGTCGCAAATGATTCAAGAGGGTCTTAAAAGCAAACAGCATCTGCGTGAGGAAATTACGTTTTATTTTCCAGAGGAGAGGCTGCTGGAGCTTAATCTGGTGCCGATTCATCCGGAGGGGAATGATTTCTCTGGAGTGCTGCTCGTATTGCAGGACGTTTCCGCTATTCGCAGATTGGAGAGGATGCGCAGTGAATTTGTCGCAAACGTCTCCCATGAGCTGAAAACGCCGATTACTGCAGTAAAAGGTTTTGCTGAGACGCTGCTTGGCGGCGCGGTTAACGATGAGGAAACAGCACGTTCTTTCTTGCAAATTATATTTGATGAGTCAGATCGGCTTAACCGATTGATCGGAGATATATTGGAGCTGTCCAAAATCGAGTCACGGCGAGTGCCGCTTGTGTTCTCGCCTGTAGAAGTGGATACGTTCGTTCACAAATCGATTAAGCTGATGGAATCAGAAGCGGTACGCAAAAGAATTGAGCTCAGCATGAACATCGAGCCGGGTCTTTATGTTGAAGCCGATGAGGATCGTTTGCGTCAAATCATTATGAATTTGTTATCGAACGGGATTAACTATACGCCTGAAGGGGGCAGAGTATCCTTAAAGGTTGAAGGTTTGGGCGATGATCATATTCGCATTCAAATTAGCGATTCCGGCATCGGTATTCCGAAAAAGGATCTGCCGCGTATATTTGAACGGTTTTATCGCGTAGACAAAGCACGTTCGCGCAGCTCAGGCGGTACGGGGCTTGGATTATCGATCGTTAAGCATCTCGTTGAGCTTCATAAAGGTACAATTACTGTAACAAGTGACGTTGGTGTAGGATCTACATTCACGATCGAGCTGCCTGTACTGCAATAG
- a CDS encoding lipoate--protein ligase family protein translates to MERDSIRDYGLENVLLLDRMNELDELDVLYPFALDELLCRKTGQGGPAICHIWRHPRAFVMGLRDSRLPGAANAEMALQSEGWSTAVRNSGGAAVPLDLGVINISLIMPKKALDSFHFHDDFEKMYGLIRHALQETSCKVDKGEIKGAYCPGEFDLSIGGYKFCGIAQRRQTHAFIVQAFIVADGSGQERASFVRSFYDKAAQGENENDYPLVAAESTASLEQLTPLGAGAGDAFVKAVKRVIASQQTEAGMREAESKLVMPTKEQIIEMANILRSRYSIPSQ, encoded by the coding sequence ATGGAACGGGATTCAATAAGGGATTATGGTTTGGAAAATGTGCTGCTGCTCGACCGCATGAATGAGCTGGATGAATTAGATGTGTTATATCCATTTGCGCTGGATGAGCTGCTTTGCAGAAAAACAGGGCAGGGAGGTCCAGCCATTTGCCATATTTGGCGACACCCAAGAGCATTTGTTATGGGACTGCGCGACAGCCGATTGCCAGGCGCTGCCAACGCTGAAATGGCTCTTCAATCGGAAGGCTGGTCTACTGCTGTGCGCAATTCGGGAGGAGCTGCGGTACCGCTTGATTTGGGGGTCATTAATATATCGCTGATCATGCCGAAAAAGGCGTTGGACTCCTTTCATTTTCATGATGATTTTGAAAAAATGTATGGGCTGATTCGTCATGCATTACAGGAGACGAGCTGCAAGGTAGATAAAGGGGAAATCAAAGGCGCTTATTGTCCTGGCGAATTTGATTTGAGCATTGGCGGGTATAAGTTTTGCGGAATCGCACAGCGTCGGCAGACGCATGCCTTTATTGTACAAGCTTTTATTGTAGCGGATGGATCTGGCCAGGAGCGGGCCAGCTTCGTTCGATCCTTCTATGATAAAGCTGCGCAGGGGGAAAACGAAAACGATTATCCGCTTGTGGCTGCTGAAAGCACGGCTAGTTTGGAGCAATTGACACCGCTTGGCGCAGGAGCCGGAGATGCTTTTGTCAAAGCGGTCAAACGAGTCATAGCTTCGCAGCAGACGGAAGCGGGTATGAGAGAAGCAGAGTCGAAGCTTGTAATGCCGACAAAAGAACAAATCATAGAAATGGCTAATATATTGCGTTCCAGGTATTCGATTCCATCTCAATAA
- a CDS encoding YfbR-like 5'-deoxynucleotidase has protein sequence MKNGKFTNTIIRMQYVPRWSEYAPRFEDNASAHSFRCAALSILIGIIEEKIFKQPLDKLKLVGRCLWGDLKNTGTGSIKHVTKKESLVMNHIRDFEMELSKEIVSYLSKSLQAKAFDFIVHAQDDSPIGRLVDAIDTLDAYLYCHRESRYDTNPFFHAKYKELEQVLRSTELPSIHWLLDEYDKHDGFYEFIQYIMNLDTVKRWNGSYNLVPDNDATHSFRVASLALFNGLLEIERFGNKNIDLFKLLAKAALHDLPEALSGDVVSNFKHNNPDIKHAFEQYEKETAQFMINKLPSFFHEDMTEFIVHSKSADANGELVDISDKLDALIKASLEMRNNPHYADTYYNQLVKVQHRYENDCVVFFLAYILHDLTYSNLIGQ, from the coding sequence ATGAAAAACGGTAAATTCACCAATACAATTATTCGGATGCAATATGTACCAAGATGGAGCGAATATGCTCCACGATTTGAGGATAACGCCTCCGCTCATAGCTTTAGATGCGCTGCATTGTCTATTTTGATTGGTATTATTGAAGAAAAAATATTCAAGCAGCCGTTAGATAAGCTGAAGCTTGTAGGAAGATGCTTATGGGGTGATCTCAAAAACACGGGCACCGGCTCCATTAAACATGTCACCAAAAAAGAATCGCTCGTTATGAATCATATCCGAGACTTCGAGATGGAACTTAGCAAGGAGATTGTCTCGTACCTATCCAAGTCTCTACAGGCAAAAGCTTTCGATTTTATCGTCCATGCACAAGATGATTCACCTATTGGACGATTAGTTGATGCCATCGATACGCTGGATGCCTATTTGTATTGCCACAGAGAATCCCGGTATGACACGAATCCTTTCTTTCATGCCAAATATAAGGAGCTCGAACAAGTGCTGCGAAGCACAGAGCTTCCATCCATACACTGGCTGCTCGATGAATACGATAAACATGATGGCTTTTATGAATTTATCCAATACATTATGAATCTCGATACCGTAAAAAGATGGAACGGCAGCTATAATCTCGTTCCTGACAATGATGCGACACATTCCTTCCGAGTCGCTTCACTTGCTTTGTTTAATGGGCTGCTTGAAATCGAGCGCTTCGGCAATAAAAATATCGATCTCTTTAAGCTGCTCGCCAAAGCTGCCCTTCATGATTTGCCTGAAGCTTTATCCGGCGATGTCGTATCAAATTTCAAGCACAATAATCCAGACATCAAACACGCTTTCGAGCAATACGAGAAAGAAACCGCTCAGTTCATGATTAATAAGCTTCCATCGTTTTTTCATGAAGATATGACCGAATTCATAGTACACAGCAAGTCAGCAGATGCAAATGGCGAGCTCGTTGATATTTCCGACAAGCTGGACGCCTTAATCAAAGCAAGCCTTGAGATGCGAAATAACCCTCATTACGCTGATACTTATTATAACCAGCTGGTGAAGGTTCAGCATCGCTATGAGAATGACTGTGTTGTTTTTTTCCTGGCTTATATTTTGCATGATTTAACCTATTCCAATTTAATTGGACAATAA
- a CDS encoding AraC family transcriptional regulator, with product MVFPILTETDKTLPVYLTSIGHWSDQEPIDRPNGYPHFQWLQVISGSGELHVGDQQMTVRAGQGFCLFPNEQHQYFSIQAPWEIIWMSFRGDLSDKLFRQAGITQSGVYSTADHDMIVTHMKNIYAMTQSGRSFLGLECSKLVYMFLLDLMKVILVSSHSVEQNYLKLQPVLHYIEANYSKLITIKDLAGCIDVTPQYLCLLFKKALKMRPMAYVNRERVNRSKELMFRESEIKMHEISQRVGFDSPSYFSSVFRRLEGLSPEQFKKIHGMR from the coding sequence ATGGTTTTTCCGATTTTGACAGAGACAGACAAGACACTCCCGGTTTATCTCACGAGTATCGGGCATTGGAGCGATCAAGAGCCGATTGACCGTCCAAACGGCTATCCTCATTTTCAATGGCTGCAAGTCATTAGCGGCTCGGGCGAGCTTCATGTTGGCGATCAACAAATGACCGTTCGAGCTGGGCAAGGGTTCTGCCTGTTTCCGAATGAGCAGCATCAATATTTTTCAATACAAGCGCCTTGGGAAATCATTTGGATGAGCTTTAGAGGCGATTTGTCGGACAAGCTGTTTAGGCAGGCTGGAATTACACAATCCGGTGTCTATTCAACTGCTGATCATGATATGATTGTTACCCACATGAAAAACATTTACGCAATGACGCAATCCGGCCGATCCTTTCTCGGTCTCGAATGCTCTAAGCTGGTTTACATGTTTTTACTTGATTTAATGAAGGTTATTCTTGTAAGCTCACACTCGGTAGAACAAAACTACTTAAAGCTGCAGCCTGTTCTTCATTATATTGAAGCTAATTACAGCAAGCTGATTACGATAAAGGATTTAGCAGGCTGTATCGATGTAACGCCGCAGTACCTATGCTTGCTTTTTAAGAAAGCATTGAAAATGCGACCAATGGCATACGTAAACCGGGAGCGCGTCAATCGGAGCAAGGAGCTTATGTTCCGCGAAAGCGAGATCAAGATGCACGAAATCTCCCAGCGCGTCGGCTTCGACTCCCCCAGCTACTTCAGCTCCGTCTTTAGGCGGCTTGAAGGGTTAAGCCCGGAGCAGTTTAAAAAAATTCACGGCATGCGTTGA
- a CDS encoding threonine/serine exporter family protein, with protein sequence MDKSIINSHEITQICLLAGKIILQNGGETYRVEDTMSRIAAAYGIENSHSFVTPTGIIFAIDGSSQMTKLIRISERSTNLLKVSLVNDISRKISTGTLAAGDAHRLLQEIDSNAFVYPVWMKIIAAAIASGCFLIMFQGSWRDFIPVVLISGISFAFSVKLHRIVPIKFFSEFITALLIGTLSVLFVHKGYGFDLDKIIIGSVMPLVPGLHITAAVRDLMAGHLVSGLSKGAEAFLTAFAVGAGIAAVLSFY encoded by the coding sequence ATGGATAAAAGCATCATCAATAGCCACGAGATTACACAAATTTGTTTATTGGCCGGCAAAATCATTTTGCAAAACGGCGGCGAAACCTATCGTGTCGAAGATACGATGTCCCGAATTGCAGCTGCTTACGGCATAGAGAACTCCCATAGCTTCGTCACGCCGACCGGTATTATATTTGCCATTGACGGTTCATCCCAAATGACGAAGCTCATTCGTATTTCCGAGCGTTCGACGAATTTGCTTAAGGTATCCTTAGTCAACGATATTTCCAGAAAAATTAGCACCGGTACGCTGGCTGCTGGCGATGCACACCGACTTTTACAGGAAATAGACTCTAACGCCTTCGTTTATCCGGTTTGGATGAAAATCATTGCTGCTGCGATAGCGAGCGGCTGTTTTCTTATCATGTTCCAAGGCAGCTGGCGCGACTTCATCCCTGTTGTGCTCATCAGCGGCATTAGTTTCGCTTTTTCAGTTAAGCTGCATCGAATCGTGCCGATCAAGTTTTTCTCCGAGTTCATTACGGCTTTGCTGATCGGCACCTTGTCCGTGCTGTTTGTACATAAAGGATATGGATTTGACCTCGATAAAATTATTATTGGCTCAGTTATGCCTCTTGTGCCCGGCTTGCATATTACAGCAGCAGTCAGAGACCTGATGGCTGGCCACCTTGTATCAGGGCTTTCGAAGGGAGCAGAAGCTTTTCTCACAGCATTCGCTGTGGGTGCAGGAATCGCCGCGGTGCTCTCGTTTTATTAA
- a CDS encoding M20 family metallopeptidase has protein sequence MTDKNLIFNEIDKYAEAFRTVSRSVGSRPELGHEEFFASELLCTELAKYGFEVERGILGIETSFIGVYDTGSPGPTVGFLCEYDALPEIGHACGHHLICAMSMAAAVGLKAALINSGIGGKIRIYGTPAEETRGAKVPMAEAGLFDDCDFALMAHPYYTFERSGESLALDAVQFEFHGLAAHAAASPYEGINALDAVLQLFNSVNALRQQTRSDARIHGIIDNGGKAPNIIPDYASAKFYVRSASRTYTNELTAKVLRCAEGAALQTGCTVTTNRFEYSYDELLTNEALSEQFNTNLIEAGIRPEDMEIGKDHGSLDLGNVSVRCPAIHPYVKVVQDRLLLHTEAFRDAAMTEYALDGMLFGAKMLAATAYDVFAYPALLARIRAEFEHQTKSSK, from the coding sequence ATGACCGATAAAAATCTTATATTTAATGAAATTGATAAATATGCGGAAGCTTTTCGCACGGTATCACGATCGGTGGGCAGTCGGCCAGAGCTTGGACATGAGGAGTTTTTTGCTTCGGAGCTGCTTTGTACGGAGCTTGCAAAATACGGGTTTGAGGTTGAACGTGGTATTTTAGGCATTGAGACATCTTTTATCGGTGTTTATGATACAGGAAGCCCTGGACCGACAGTTGGCTTCTTATGCGAGTATGATGCTCTGCCAGAAATCGGACATGCTTGTGGACATCATCTCATCTGCGCTATGAGCATGGCAGCAGCTGTCGGACTTAAAGCGGCTTTGATAAACAGCGGCATTGGCGGAAAAATTCGCATCTATGGTACGCCAGCTGAGGAAACACGCGGAGCGAAAGTACCAATGGCAGAGGCAGGTTTATTCGATGACTGCGACTTCGCTTTAATGGCGCATCCATACTATACGTTTGAACGTTCAGGCGAATCACTAGCGCTGGATGCTGTGCAGTTTGAATTTCATGGTCTAGCCGCGCATGCAGCTGCAAGTCCATATGAAGGAATTAATGCGCTGGATGCTGTGCTTCAGCTATTCAACAGCGTTAATGCGCTGCGCCAACAAACACGCAGCGATGCGCGCATTCATGGTATTATTGACAACGGCGGCAAGGCGCCGAACATCATTCCTGATTATGCATCGGCCAAATTTTATGTCCGCTCGGCTTCACGTACTTATACAAACGAGCTCACTGCGAAAGTGCTGCGCTGTGCAGAAGGGGCCGCATTGCAGACGGGCTGCACCGTTACAACAAATCGTTTCGAATACTCTTATGATGAGCTGCTTACTAATGAAGCATTGTCCGAGCAGTTCAATACGAATCTGATCGAGGCAGGCATTCGCCCTGAGGATATGGAAATCGGCAAGGATCATGGCTCGCTTGATTTAGGCAACGTCTCCGTTCGCTGTCCAGCTATTCATCCTTACGTCAAGGTGGTACAAGATCGTTTGCTGCTTCATACGGAGGCGTTTCGTGATGCGGCAATGACCGAATATGCGCTGGACGGCATGTTATTTGGTGCCAAAATGCTAGCTGCAACCGCATACGACGTATTTGCCTATCCTGCGCTGCTCGCACGAATTCGCGCTGAATTCGAGCATCAAACCAAAAGCAGCAAGTAA
- a CDS encoding threonine/serine exporter family protein, translating into MIYFLIFRKIRRCITLSILEQLVTSFIASAAFGLIFNVPKRTLVHCGVVGMIGWFIYISCTELSLDTIPATLIAAFIVTVVSQLFSKLYKTPIIVFSVSGIIPLVPGGLAYDAMRNVVEDNYDIAVQLAVKAFMLSGAIAIGLIFSEVVNQLIRKTER; encoded by the coding sequence ATGATATACTTTCTTATATTTCGCAAAATTCGGAGGTGTATTACGTTGTCGATATTAGAACAGCTAGTCACTAGCTTTATAGCTTCAGCAGCCTTCGGCCTCATCTTCAACGTACCGAAGCGAACGCTTGTGCACTGCGGCGTTGTTGGCATGATAGGCTGGTTCATTTATATTTCCTGCACAGAGCTGTCGCTGGATACCATTCCTGCGACGTTAATTGCTGCTTTTATCGTAACCGTAGTGAGCCAGCTATTCTCAAAGCTATACAAAACGCCCATCATCGTCTTCAGCGTATCCGGCATTATTCCATTAGTTCCCGGCGGACTCGCCTACGATGCTATGAGAAACGTCGTGGAAGACAATTATGACATTGCCGTGCAGCTAGCCGTAAAAGCATTCATGCTCTCAGGAGCCATTGCAATTGGCCTTATTTTCTCAGAGGTCGTCAATCAGCTCATCCGTAAAACGGAACGTTAG
- a CDS encoding AraC family transcriptional regulator, whose protein sequence is MEAINEKVAYENPLLSLRVFRPIRSLDGYTNWHYHKQVELLLILEGELDVYVDEESFHLTSGDIVLIGASELHSDRSHNLLDYIVLQFDLEPFFDQSTIPYMRYFSETQTPLSKANYIFQENNTAKQQAVSYIHQLLHETTHKETGYELAVSVLVKQILLLLLRNDSRKVLIEQDNFERIRLKPVLDYIENHLTDRIQVEEVCKIANMSYYYFVKYFKKTIGLSFTEYVNYRKVKWAERILLTKDLSISEVGERIGMPNMAHFYKMFKKYNDCSPKQFQRKMLVLNRQ, encoded by the coding sequence TTGGAAGCAATAAATGAAAAAGTCGCATACGAAAACCCATTGCTGTCGCTGCGCGTTTTTCGCCCCATTCGCAGTCTGGACGGTTATACAAACTGGCATTATCATAAACAGGTTGAGCTGCTGCTCATTCTTGAGGGTGAGCTGGACGTTTACGTCGATGAAGAAAGCTTTCACCTGACGTCTGGCGACATCGTGCTTATCGGAGCTTCGGAGCTGCACTCCGATCGCAGCCATAACTTGCTCGATTATATTGTGCTTCAATTCGATCTGGAACCGTTTTTTGATCAAAGCACGATTCCCTATATGCGGTACTTCTCAGAAACCCAAACACCGCTCAGTAAAGCGAATTATATTTTCCAAGAAAACAACACGGCAAAGCAGCAAGCTGTCTCTTACATTCATCAGCTATTGCACGAGACGACTCATAAGGAAACTGGCTACGAGCTGGCAGTCAGCGTTTTAGTCAAGCAAATATTGCTGCTTTTGCTTCGCAACGACAGCCGCAAAGTGTTGATTGAGCAAGATAACTTTGAGCGCATTCGCCTGAAACCGGTGCTCGATTATATCGAAAATCATCTGACGGATCGTATCCAAGTTGAAGAGGTTTGCAAGATCGCCAATATGAGCTATTATTACTTCGTAAAATATTTCAAAAAAACGATCGGGCTTTCCTTTACGGAATATGTGAATTATCGCAAGGTGAAATGGGCTGAACGAATATTGCTGACGAAGGATTTGAGCATTTCGGAGGTTGGTGAGCGAATCGGGATGCCGAATATGGCACATTTTTATAAAATGTTTAAAAAATACAACGACTGCTCGCCTAAGCAATTCCAGCGTAAGATGCTTGTGCTTAACCGGCAATAG